TGCTGGAAGCCCTGCTGAGAGGACCCCACAGCACCTCCAAAGAAGCTGTTCTGGCACAAAACCCTTTATCCTGTCAGAGCCTGGTGGCTGCTGGGTggttcctcctctcctcagcaaGGATGGGGCAGCTGTCCTGTACCAGGGTCccactgtccccgtgtccctgcttGGGCCACCCCCTCAGGGCAGATGCCAAGGGCTGGCTCCAGCCGAAGCAGACACAGACCCAGCGACATTTATTACATCCACCACAGACAGCGAGTACAGGACAGGGGAAACAAGAAGAGGGGGGTTACAGCTTTTTcagttctgtatttaaaaaatatattatatagattTGTCTTTCAAATATAGTCGTTACATTTATTTCTTGGCAAAGCTTTGGATAGCCTAACAGACGTGTACACAGATCCACAAATACATTGCACGAGAGGCGAATATCCCAGCTCCACTTACATCTGCCCTGGTGgacactgctgctccccagatCGTTCCCCCAGcacctggtgctgtgctggtggcagagctgctgtccccactgccccccAGCACGGGCACAGCGGGCAGAAGGGGGATGCAGGGGAGTGTGGGGCACGCAGGATGTGGCACGTGCCCCTTTGGGGACCGCTGGACACCGGCGTGTGGAGCGCCACCGGCTGCCAGGGCACCCACGGGCGGCACCCACGGGTGGGGAGTGGGCCTGGGTCGGGGTTGGGGGGAAACACTGTTAGTTCAAGTCACGAAGAAACCACAGACATTCGTGGGGTGGGAGTGCGGCACGCCCGGGGGAGCCCCAAGTCCCGCGCCCCAACAGCCCCGCTGAGCAATCCTTGCTGTCTTTGTGtttcaacagcaacaaaaaaaaggcattttttacCGGAGGCCGCCAGCAAAGCGGGGGTTtgggcgggccggggcggcaAAGGGCTTGGCTCTGCCTGCACGGCACTGCCCGCACCCCAGCGAAGGCATCCGAGCTCCAGCAGGCGGTGGGATCACCGGCATCACGGCggacagcactgcaggagccccGGGTCCCGCTGCCCGGCAGCCAGAGTCCCAACAGCCGGGCTTCAGTCTGTACCCAAAGAAAAGTGAATATAGTGCAAAGCAAAGGGAGGGAGAGCCCACGGCTTCCTCGGGGGGCTCCGCGCGTGATCTGCagcccagttccatcccagtgcGGGGAGGCATCCGGAGCTGATCCCTGTGTGTGGACAGCAACCCCCATCCCCTGCCCACAGACAGACACCGCACCTGCAGCAAGGAGCCGCTGCATCCCCAGCGCCCCACGCTGCCAGCGGCTCCTCGCCACCCCCCGCCCCTGGCACGGCCGGCCCCGGGGACAAGCCGGtgacaaacaaaaagcaagtgCGATGGAAGGAGAGCCCCCCTGGCGGGTGCAGCCCCGGAGCCCCCGCAGCCCGAGGCACAGGCAGGGGTGTCCATCGGCGGGGGGTGACGCAGGGTGCCAACATCCCTCTTCCAACAACGGTTCTTTCcctcctccaggagctgggggggaggcagcagcacacctCGATGCACCCACAGACCCCTCGGCCCCTTCCCACCCGCCCGTGCCACGCCGGGGCTTTACAATCAGCAGTCGGGTCCGTGGGGGCGGGCGGAGGGCGCCGGAggggtcagggctgggcagcGCCGCCGGGGCTGGCGACGGGGCGACAGCCCATCCTGCGGATGGAGTGCAGGGCGACGGTGCAGCAGCCCCGCAGCAGCGAGCTGATGTTGTAGATGGGCTGGCCCTGCCGCCGCTGCGAGCGGCACAGCCAGGCCACCGTGGGCACCGCCGGCACCACTACCGCCAGCAGATCCACGATGAAGTGGCGGCTCCAGTAGCTCTTGGAAGGGTTGGTCTCGCAGCCGGTCACCTCCATCAGCTCCTCCTCCGCCACGCAGGCGATGGCCACCGAGGGGCTGGCGCTGGGGGGCTGCCGCACCGCCGGGTTGCAGGGGACGCCCCCCTCGGCGCTGGCAGCCGCCGCCGCGGCGTCGGGCTCGGCCACCATCAGGTCCGTGGTCCCGCTGGGGTTGGCGAGCTCGGGCACGGGCATCGTGTCTTCCATTTCAGAGACCCAGGCGGACGTGGGGCTGCCCAAGCTGCAAGCCTGAGACTTCATCACCTTCTCTAGGATGGTGTCCAGGTCGGGCTGGCAGGGCACGAAGTCCGTCTGGATGGCCCGCTCCTGCATGCAGCTGGCCTGCACGCCCGCCTCCGCGCTGCTCCGCAGTCCCAGCACCTTCTCGTAGGTGTTGCTGGGGGGCAGGCGGGTGCCGGGCTCGCCCCCCACCTCCAGCGGGTCCGTGTGGCCCGGAGCCTCCTCCATGCCCACGAAGCCGCTGTCGGCACCCTCGTCCAGCGAGATGGTCTGCGAGCCGCCCACGTTGCGGTCCCCGGCTCCCTGGTCGCTCAGCTTGGTGTAGGTGGAGCTGCGGGTGAGGGATCGCGCCGGGGACCCCCCGGCCGACTCGCCGGCGCCCTCGTCCTTCAGCGCCCCGTTCTGTGCCACCTCCATGCTGTGCAGCAGCGTCTCCAGCTTCTTGTTCTGGATGTTAATGTCCACAAAATACTTCTGGAGGCCTTTGTCCTTCTCCAGTAGGTTGTTCTTCACGGTGTCGATGACCTGCTTCAGCTGCTTGATCTCCTTGCGAGCCTCTTTGAGCGCCAGCTGGGCCTCCACGCGGTGGCACTCCTCCTCGATCCAGTCCTCCTGCATCCGCGACAGCTGCGTCTTCAGGTCCTCGATCTCAGCATCCCTGCGGAGACGGGAGGGCAGCACCGCGGCGCTGAGGGGgcggcagggacagccctgtcctctgtgcccagcgctgggctgcacccagatCCCCCAGTGACACTCCCAGCTGGGAACAAGGGATGGATCCAACGCTTTAGGGGCCCTCAGCAGTGAGGCTCAGGCAGCCTCAGAGTGAtgctcagggacccccaggagTGATGCTTAGGGACCCTCAGGAGTGACACTCAGGCACCCCAAGGATGGATGCTCAGGGACCCTCAGGAGTGATATTTGGGGACCTTCAGGATTTATGCTCGGGAACCCTCAGGACTGATGCTCAGGACCCCCTAGCAGCACTGTTTGGAGCAGTGGGAGCTCAGGGACCCCTGCAAGTGATGCTCAGCCCTCTccccagaggctgcagtgcccaggtcCCCTGAGGGCTGCGTGGGGATGGGCAGGTGCCCCAGGCAGGCGCGTGGCAGCTGGCAcggcggcggggccgtgccTAAGCCTGAGAGGAGCAGATGGGGATTAGCCACCCTCTGACGCTGAAATTCAGCAAAAGCATGGCAGGGACTTAAACAGGGTGAGGGGAGAACACAGCCACTGCAGGTGGGATGTGGGGCTCCCCAGTCCCCAGatctgcagctcccaggtgggacaggcagcagtgccagatcccacatgccagcagtgccatgggACAGCTGTGCCCTCGGTCGCTGGGCACAAGCACGAGGACAAGGTGCCATGCTGGGAACTGAGAACCCAGAAGGATCACTCCCAGACAGGAGCTGCCACGGTGGGTGGCAATGGCTGGTGCCAGCTCCCTTCCCACAAGCTCACCTGTCCTGCAGCCGCTCCTGGGTGTCCTTCAGGCGAGCCTTGAGGTGCCGGATGCAGACCTCCTTCTGCTGCAGGGGCGTCAGGTACTGCTCCGGCGTCGGTGGCTTTATCCCATGGTTGTCACTGCACAGGTTGTACTTGGACGAGcgcctgcagggacacagatgTCACCCACTGCCAGTGCCAGGGTCAGCACAGGCTTGACCCAGGGGTTCTAAGGCCTGCTCTTGGGGTGCAGCCCTGTAATACACCCCAAAGGAGctctgagagcaggaggagcagggtgagTGCATGAGGGTGCTGTGCCCTGGTCAGAGGGGCAGGGTGggtgtgctgtgtgctgtgccctggcaggacagacagggtgggtgtgctgtgtgctgtgccctggcaggagggtgGGTGCAGCTCCCAGACAcaccagtgctgctgtcagGTGCCGAGTGCTCTGTGGTGCTGGGGACTTTGCTGGGCCATGAGCAGAACCAGGGCCACCGAGGTCTCTGTGTGCCCAGAGAGACCTTCCTGGAAACAACTGATGTGGATGGAGAccccagggtgggatgggcCCCACCAGAGATGGAGGTCTGGAGATTGTGGCTGTCCTGCCCATGGGGAGCAAATCAGGGAATCCAGcatctgctctgggctgggccagcagcacGTCTGGACCCTCCTTATGCCaccactggcactggggcagATGAAGTGACATCTCTGGGGCAAAGCCTGGAACAGTGCAGAGAACAGGGGCTGGCCAGGGCTCCATGGCCAAGTTGGGAGGCATGTGGGGAGATGAGAGCTGCACAAGTGGCTCTGGCATGGCAGTGGGTGGACCAAACTCCCTATGAATGGAAAGGAGGCATCCCAAAGCTCCCCTGCACGGTGTCCATCAGCCCAGCAGCCTTTAGCCATGTCCAGAAGCATTGTGTGAGAAGCATCCATGCCTTGGAATGCCCCATGGCAGTGGGAGCACACATGGCACCTGCTCACCATGTCACCCTCAGGCCCCTCAGATCCTCCCAGAATGATTCCACCTCTGGGGGCtgtcagggcacaggcaggtgaTGAGCAGGGCACCAcgggctgctgtgcctgcagggctggggctggtgctcagtgctggctgTTTGTGCCCCGAACACACGCAGAGCTCCAGGGGGCCAGCAGCTCTTGCCAAACCTTTGCCgggcagcacagggggatgGATGCGAAGCTCTTGCCCTCGTGCCTTTGGCCTGGAAGGATCCGGGCGCTCCCTGGAAtgcgggagcggcgggagggAGCGTGCAGCGCGCaagccacaggcacagcaggacGGAGGGAGAGGACGGGGGAGCCCTGGGTGGcaggcagggggacagggagggagacGACACGACAACGGCGGCGGAGAGGTTTGCAGCAGGAGGGTGGCGAGGGTCTGTGGAgacacaccagcagcagctccggcAGCTCCGGCTCCCCCGGCCACCAAGCGCTCAGCCTCCTGCAGCGGCCCCTGCGCTCCTGCCCCCGctggcaccggcaccgggactgctgcccctgcccgggGGCACCCAGCAGCCGCCCTGGGGCCACGGGTGATGGGTTACCTTGGGGTGGGGCTGCTGTCGCTGCCCTTGCAGGAGCcagaattgctgctgctgctcagcgaGGAGGTGCCGTAGGTGTCCCTCCCGGGGGGCGAGGGGCGCCTGGAGGCAGGGAGAAGAGGCTGTGTCTCAGGCCGAGTGGCTGAGGGCGCTGAAGACTTAAAGAAGGAGGCAAAGCCACTCCGTCCATAAACCCCGCGACTGCCAACCACCACACCGAGAACACACAAGacaaaaggacaaaacaaacagcagggATCAAAATCGCACGGACATGGCGACGGGCacaaaggcagggctgggggggatgTCCTCCACCCGCTCCCCCTTCCCTGGCCTGGCAGCCCATGGATGCTGGCACAGCATCCTTATACCCTGAGGACCTTGGGAGCCCCTGGGATCCCCTTGGGTGCCCCATAAGAGTCCCCTGGGAGCAGTCCCAGCATAGCTCCAGCCACATCTGCCAGAGCATCACCTCGAcgtgggcagctctgcctgttctCCCTGCCCACGCTGAGCCTGCACCTCCATTTGGGCAGTCCAGGTCATGGAGACATTGGCAGGGAACAAatgccttttccctttttatctTTACCAGCTCAAGGAGACATTTTCCAAGGGCTAACATACCTCCCAGTTTCATTGCCCCAACCCAGTGCTCTCCACCACTGCCTGCCTTCGCCTGGACGGACGGAGGGGTCGGTCCTGGCCGTGGCACagacggacagagggacagggcgTGCAGCACTCGGGGAGCTGCATGCACGGACAGGGAAGTGCTGTGCAGCGGGCAGTGCCATGCAAACCCCCgaaagctgggctgggggctggtgCTGCGGACTGGCAGCTGGTGGAGGAGGTGTGGGGATCGTGGGGAGCGTCTCATCCCGGCTGCAGGCGCTGGAGTCCAGTCCCGAGGCCAGAGGCTGAAGCATATTCACCTTCG
This genomic window from Zonotrichia leucophrys gambelii isolate GWCS_2022_RI chromosome 20, RI_Zleu_2.0, whole genome shotgun sequence contains:
- the SNPH gene encoding syntaphilin isoform X2 yields the protein MSVPGSRRASTGSRSRGVYGRSGFASFFKSSAPSATRPETQPLLPASRRPSPPGRDTYGTSSLSSSSNSGSCKGSDSSPTPRRSSKYNLCSDNHGIKPPTPEQYLTPLQQKEVCIRHLKARLKDTQERLQDRDAEIEDLKTQLSRMQEDWIEEECHRVEAQLALKEARKEIKQLKQVIDTVKNNLLEKDKGLQKYFVDINIQNKKLETLLHSMEVAQNGALKDEGAGESAGGSPARSLTRSSTYTKLSDQGAGDRNVGGSQTISLDEGADSGFVGMEEAPGHTDPLEVGGEPGTRLPPSNTYEKVLGLRSSAEAGVQASCMQERAIQTDFVPCQPDLDTILEKVMKSQACSLGSPTSAWVSEMEDTMPVPELANPSGTTDLMVAEPDAAAAAASAEGGVPCNPAVRQPPSASPSVAIACVAEEELMEVTGCETNPSKSYWSRHFIVDLLAVVVPAVPTVAWLCRSQRRQGQPIYNISSLLRGCCTVALHSIRRMGCRPVASPGGAAQP
- the SNPH gene encoding syntaphilin isoform X1, which codes for MLQPLASGLDSSACSRDETLPTIPTPPPPAASPQHQPPAQLSGVCMALPAAQHFPVRACSSPSAARPVPLSVCATARTDPSVRPGEGRQWWRALGWGNETGSRGVYGRSGFASFFKSSAPSATRPETQPLLPASRRPSPPGRDTYGTSSLSSSSNSGSCKGSDSSPTPRRSSKYNLCSDNHGIKPPTPEQYLTPLQQKEVCIRHLKARLKDTQERLQDRDAEIEDLKTQLSRMQEDWIEEECHRVEAQLALKEARKEIKQLKQVIDTVKNNLLEKDKGLQKYFVDINIQNKKLETLLHSMEVAQNGALKDEGAGESAGGSPARSLTRSSTYTKLSDQGAGDRNVGGSQTISLDEGADSGFVGMEEAPGHTDPLEVGGEPGTRLPPSNTYEKVLGLRSSAEAGVQASCMQERAIQTDFVPCQPDLDTILEKVMKSQACSLGSPTSAWVSEMEDTMPVPELANPSGTTDLMVAEPDAAAAAASAEGGVPCNPAVRQPPSASPSVAIACVAEEELMEVTGCETNPSKSYWSRHFIVDLLAVVVPAVPTVAWLCRSQRRQGQPIYNISSLLRGCCTVALHSIRRMGCRPVASPGGAAQP